One region of Candidatus Saccharibacteria bacterium genomic DNA includes:
- a CDS encoding sulfite exporter TauE/SafE family protein, protein MEKDVIILLVGIVVGAMNAIAGGGMLIGFPVLLALGVPPLVANVTTNIITPSGQLAAVYAYRNYLRRIPKRYVLILPFVALGALAGALTLRAMPSSDFASLVPLLIMFGVALFAFQPAIHLHLHTHLRGRSKALLPIILIGVALLPITFYGGFFGAGYGFIMLAFLGLGKVHEVHMLAAMKNVSAILVSLISISVLYSTGLVDWHVGVVMAIGTTIGGYLGAHAAQKVSSHALRIVVIVVGLAAAVHLGLKNY, encoded by the coding sequence ATGGAAAAAGACGTCATTATTTTACTCGTGGGCATAGTTGTTGGCGCCATGAATGCCATTGCTGGAGGAGGGATGCTAATCGGCTTTCCGGTGCTGTTGGCGCTAGGCGTGCCACCACTCGTCGCAAACGTGACAACCAACATCATCACGCCATCTGGGCAGCTTGCGGCAGTTTATGCTTACCGCAACTATCTCCGGCGCATACCTAAACGCTACGTTCTAATATTGCCATTTGTGGCTCTCGGAGCCCTAGCTGGTGCGCTCACATTACGAGCAATGCCAAGTAGTGACTTTGCCAGCCTCGTGCCGTTACTGATCATGTTTGGCGTGGCGCTTTTTGCCTTTCAACCAGCCATACATCTGCACTTGCACACTCATTTGCGTGGCCGAAGTAAGGCGCTCTTGCCAATTATATTGATCGGCGTTGCCCTATTGCCGATTACCTTTTATGGAGGTTTTTTTGGGGCTGGTTACGGTTTTATTATGCTGGCTTTTTTGGGGCTGGGTAAGGTACACGAGGTTCACATGCTGGCGGCCATGAAAAACGTTTCAGCAATACTCGTTTCGCTCATTTCGATTTCGGTCTTATACTCGACCGGACTGGTAGATTGGCACGTTGGCGTGGTTATGGCCATTGGAACTACTATAGGTGGCTACCTTGGCGCCCATGCCGCCCAGAAAGTTTCGTCACATGCACTCCGCATAGTCGTTATTGTCGTCGGCCTCGCCGCAGCTGTCCACCTGGGTCTCAAGAACTACTAG
- a CDS encoding ABC transporter ATP-binding protein, producing MGKTHIEALKEVSLNIHKGEFVAVTGTSGSGKSTLLQLIGGLDKPSQGSIVVHDQDLNKLRDGKLSRFRNRTIGFVFQFFYLQPFLRLQSNLEVPAMFARTKRLLRKKKSSELATTVGLGDRLRHYPRELSGGQMQRAAIARALQNDPDILLADEPTGNLDHTNATAIFDLFKQIRDERGTTVIVVTHDLALAGMADRSVHMSDGAIAS from the coding sequence ATGGGCAAAACACACATCGAGGCACTCAAAGAAGTCAGCCTCAACATTCATAAGGGTGAATTCGTCGCCGTTACCGGTACAAGCGGCAGCGGCAAAAGCACTCTGCTACAGCTCATTGGCGGGCTGGACAAGCCCTCTCAAGGCTCCATTGTTGTCCATGACCAAGACCTAAATAAGCTGCGCGACGGTAAACTCTCACGATTCCGCAACCGAACCATTGGCTTTGTGTTTCAGTTTTTCTACCTGCAGCCATTTTTACGGCTTCAATCCAATCTAGAAGTACCGGCTATGTTTGCTCGTACCAAAAGGCTACTTCGCAAAAAAAAGAGTTCTGAACTGGCTACAACGGTTGGCTTGGGAGATAGACTTAGGCACTACCCAAGGGAGCTTTCTGGCGGGCAAATGCAGCGGGCAGCTATTGCTCGGGCGCTGCAAAACGACCCTGATATTTTGCTAGCCGACGAACCGACTGGCAATCTTGACCACACCAATGCCACCGCCATTTTTGACCTTTTCAAGCAAATCCGTGATGAACGAGGGACTACTGTAATAGTTGTTACTCACGACTTGGCGCTAGCTGGTATGGCTGACCGGTCAGTTCACATGTCTGACGGGGCAATAGCATCATGA
- the tilS gene encoding tRNA lysidine(34) synthetase TilS — translation MNIDMPAGRYVVAVSGGVDSVVLLHLLAQKMIKDDTSKINVVVAHFDHGIRPDSAKDRQLVQKLAKKYGLPFVYDRAELGEGASEAAAREARYGFLAKVKRAVRADAIVTAHHEDDVIETIIINWMRGTKSRGLSSLRSREDIRRPLLGMTKKQITSYARLHNLVWREDSTNTDETYLRNYIRKHVVLHLSDQERSRLLEHSTKAAKLNDAIDSLVSQYLQKHTTSLEIDRLAYRELPKEVAREVLAEWIRRHTATGVTTKLILRLDNAIRIGRNNSHVDIANNYSLHLSRTNASLRGPTT, via the coding sequence ATGAATATTGATATGCCGGCTGGGCGGTATGTGGTAGCGGTAAGCGGAGGAGTTGATAGCGTAGTTCTACTCCATCTTCTTGCTCAAAAAATGATCAAAGATGATACATCAAAGATCAATGTAGTGGTGGCGCATTTTGACCATGGCATTCGTCCAGACTCCGCAAAAGACCGGCAGCTTGTCCAAAAACTGGCAAAAAAATACGGGTTACCGTTTGTCTACGATCGAGCTGAGCTCGGTGAGGGGGCAAGTGAAGCAGCGGCGCGGGAGGCTCGCTATGGTTTTCTGGCAAAAGTAAAGCGGGCAGTTCGTGCCGACGCTATCGTAACGGCACATCATGAAGACGATGTGATCGAAACCATTATCATCAACTGGATGCGTGGTACCAAAAGCCGTGGCCTAAGCTCACTTCGTTCCCGCGAAGATATACGGCGTCCTTTACTTGGGATGACAAAAAAACAGATAACCTCTTATGCTCGTTTGCATAATCTCGTCTGGCGTGAAGACAGTACCAATACCGACGAAACGTATTTGCGAAACTATATCCGTAAGCACGTTGTCTTGCATCTGAGTGATCAGGAGCGGTCGCGTTTACTGGAACATAGTACAAAGGCAGCAAAACTCAACGATGCTATAGATTCCCTTGTGAGCCAATACCTCCAAAAACATACGACGAGTCTAGAAATAGACAGGCTTGCCTACCGAGAACTTCCCAAAGAAGTCGCTCGTGAGGTGCTGGCGGAATGGATTCGCCGCCACACAGCTACCGGCGTCACAACAAAACTAATCTTACGCCTCGACAATGCTATTCGTATCGGCCGAAACAACTCGCATGTCGACATTGCAAATAATTATTCGTTACATCTATCACGTACAAATGCCTCACTCCGAGGTCCCACCACATAA